The following nucleotide sequence is from Burkholderia gladioli.
CGATCTCGGGATAGTGGGCGAGGAAGGCCGCCACCGCCGGCACGATGTGCAGGCGCCCGAACACGATCGGCGCGGTGACGATCAGCTCGCCGCGCGGCGCCGCGTATTCGCCGGTGGCGGCGCGCTCGGTTTCCGCGATGTCGTCGAGGATGCGCCGGCAGCCGGCCACATAGGATTCGCCGGCCTCGGTCAGCGATAGCTGGCGCGTCGTGCGATGCAGCAAGCGCGTGTTCAGGTAGGCCTCGAGTTCCGCGATCTTGCGGCTCACGGTGGCCAGCGGAATGTCCAGCCGGCGCGCCGCGGCCGACATGCTGCCGGCATCGACCACCGCCACCAGCAAGGACATCGACTCGAGCCGATTCATGCTGCCTCTCGAATTCTGGAAAGATGATTCCAGATTCTGTTGGATTATCTTTCCACGAGCAAGTCGGTAGGCTGGCTTCCCATCATCGCGCCCGCGGCATCCGCCGCCGGTGACGACGACGAATTCGCCAGGAAAGGAAGCTGCCATGAACGATTTGCCCATCGCCGCCGGCACCCCGCGCGCCGCGCCGGCCACGCCCGCGCCCCCCGCGACCCCCGCCGCCTCGCGCGGCAAGATCATCACGATGGCCGCCATCGCCGGCGCGGTGGTGACCAACATCTACTGCACCCAGCCGATCCTGCCGCTGATCGCGCAGGGCCTGCATGCCGAGGCGGCCTCCGCCGACCTGGTGGCCGGCGCGGCCCTGCTCGGCTTCGCCACCGGGCTGGCGCTGCTGCTGCCGCTCGGCGACCGCTACGACCGGCGCAAGCTGGTGCTCGGCCAGATCGCGCTGGCCTTCGTCCTCGCGCTCGCCGCGGCGCTCGCGCCGAACCTCGGCTCGCTGATCGGCGCCGCCTTCGGGCTCGGCGTCGTCAGTTGCGTGCCCCAGCAACTGGTGCCGTTCGCGGCCGTGATGTCGGCGCCCTCGCAGCGCGGCCGCAATGTCGGCACGGTGGTCACCGGCATCATGGTGGGCATCCTGCTCGGCCGCGCGGTCAGCGGCGTGATCGCCGCGCGCTACGGCTGGCGCGCCGTGTACGCGGTGGAGGCCGCCGCGATGGTGCCGGTGGGCCTCGCCGCGGCCTGGCTGCTGCCGCGCGGCGTGCCGAGCACCACGCTCGGCTACGGCCGGCTGCTCGCCTCGCTCTGGCCGCTGGCGCGCGACCATCGCCCGATCCGCGAATCGATGCTGGTGCAGGCGCTGCTGTGGGCCGCCTTCAATGCCTTCTGGGTCAACCTCGCGGCCCTGCTCGCCGAAGGGCCCTGGCATCTCGGCAGCGCCTGGGCCGGCGGCTTCGGCATCATCGGCGCGGCCGGCGCGATGGCGGCCACCATCGGCGGCCGCGCCTCGGACCGGATCGGCACGCGGCGCGTGATCGGCCTGAGCATCGCGATCGTCACCGCCGCCTACCTGGTGCTGGCCGGCGCGGGCAGCTCGCTCGCCCTGCTGGTGATCGGCGTGGTGGTGCTCGACATCGGCGTGCAGGCCGGCCTGGTGGCGAACCAGACGCGCGCCTTCGCCGCCGATCCGAAGGCGCAGGGGCGCATCAACAGCCTCTACATGACGGCCACCTTCGTGGGCGGCGCGCTCGGCGCCATCGCGAGCGGCGCGTTGATGGCCCGCTTCGGCTGGCACGGCGTGGTCGCGTTCGGCATCGCGGCGGGGCTGGCCGCCGCGCTCGTGCATCGCTGCCTGGGCCCGCGCTGACGCGGCGCTCGCGATGATCGATCCCGACCTCGCCCACAAGGCGCTCGCGCATCCGTTTCGCCGGGAGGTGCTGCGCTGGCTGAAGTCGCCGGACGCGTTCCCGGCATCGGCGCGGCTGCATTCGTGCCACGGAGCGCCGCTGTCGGCCATCGTGGCACGCAGCGGGCTGTCGCAATCGACCGTCTCGGCGCACGTCGCGCTGCTGCGCGAGGCGGGGCTGGTGATCGCCACGCCGGTCGGCCAGTGGATCTTCGTGGCGCGCGACAATGCCGCGATCGCCGATTTCGTCGCCGGAATGGCTCGCGAATTCTGAGGATCCTTTGCTTGGTCGGCAATGCTTCGCGTGGATTTTCCGCCCGCCAATCAAAATACTTAATATGAAAAATACAATCGGAGAAATTCCCGATCCAGGATTTTCTCCGCGCCGATTTTCATCGCCTTTATTCGTCGATATTCTCTGAGCGCCGGCCGGTGCATCCGATCCGGCAAGGCGTCAACAATTCATTGAATTGCTTTCAGACGATATCCGCAGGGGGCCGCCAACGCAATCCATTCAAAACAATCGCATCGATCGTTTCCATTCCGATTATTCGAACAAGAGGCCGTTGATGAAAAAGATCCGATTCGCACCATTGAGTCTCGTGCTTTGTCACGCGCTGCTGATCGCCCCCGCCCTCGCGCGGGCGGATGAGGGCGGCGACGTCGCGCAGAAGCTGACCAAGCTCTACAACGACACGCGCCAGGATTGCGGCGGGCCGTCCAAGCCGGCCTTCCTGTGCTCGGGCGTGCTGTTCCGCGCCACCTGGCCGTCCACCGACTACATGTTCTACAGCGTGAGCCCGAAGAGCCAGAAAAGCGGCGGCATCTCGGTCTCCTATCTGCGCAAGGACGCGAAGTTCCGCCGCCTCGCCTATGGCCTGAAGAGCGGCTTCATCCTCAATCCGATCTTCGGTAATCCGAAGGAGAACAAGGACTACGACGTGCTCTGCTCGTTCCCGATCGACGCGGCCACCGACGCGCGTGCGCAGGCGGGCTGCACCGATTCGAGCTTCACGCCCAACTATGTCGAGAAGTCCTGCCAGGATCTCGGCATCACCACCGCCGACCAGTGGTACGCCGACTACCGCAAGCACAACGGCGACCACTCGATGCAGTGCTCGTTCGACGTGCGCGACGATCGCAACAAGGACGCGGCGCCGGCCTTCTACCAGAGCATCCTGTCGATGCAGAAGATGGGCGAGGAATCGATGCAGACCCAGGACGAGCTGCGCATCGCGAAGTGGGAGGAGGATCCGCCGCGCTCGCCCTCGGTGATGGCCCTGTTCTACGCCGACGACAGCGGCGTGGAAGGCGCGCGGCTGAACCAGATCCAGTGGTATGAAAGCACCCAACAGTACCTGCCGATCATCAACCTGCAACTGCCGCAGACGCGCCAGGACGATGCGAAGTTCGTCTACAACGAGTGCAAGCAGGCGATCTGGCCGGTCACGGCGAAGAACAGTTGCGATCGCTACGTGCAGAGCGCGGCCTGGATCTGGCGCGACGACCCGGGCTTCAAGAAGAAGATCGCCTCGCTGCAGGTGGTGCCGACCGATTGCGGGCGCGCGGTGAAGGACGAGCAGACCAACAACTTCTTCAACGAGCTGGTGGTCCAGCATTACCTCGACGCGCCGTGGAAGGAGAACGAGGACAATCGCGACAGCAATCTCGCCAGCATGCGCCGGCAACTGGTCTGCCACTTCCAGATCGCGCGCAACAAGGCCGAATGGAACCTGGAGCCGTCGCGGCCCTATACCTCGCAGCAGGAATCGGTCGCCAAGGGTTGCAACAACCTGTGAGCGCATGAGGCCCGGCCGTGCATGAACCGCGCGTCGGCGGTTCATGCACGCCACCGGCGCTCACATGCTCAGCGCGGGTTGCCGTGGTCGTCGGTATCGAAGGTCTGCGACTGGAACGCGAGGAACACCGCCAGCCAGGTGTCGTCGGGGTAATGCAGGATCAGGCAACCGTCCTGGTAGACGCCGTTGTCCTTGCGATACGAACCCGAGTTGCCCTGGTTCATGTGGATGTCGTGCACGCCCTGCCCAGGCACGAACTTGAAATACTGGTCAGGCTTGTCCTCGGGGCCCCACTTCGAGCCGAACGCGAACACCTGCGAGCCGGCCTGGCTCATCGCCTTCACCACCGCGCTCTCCAGGCGGTCCTTCAGGTCGTTGTCCTGGCCCGGCGCGTCGGGCGGCACCGGCACCATCGCCGAGGTGTCCACCAGGCCGCCGCGCACGAAGTCGATCGCCAGGCCGCCCGGCTTGCTCGCCAGTTTGGTGAAGCCGACCTCGGCCGCCATCAGTTGCGAACTCAACGAATCCGGCAAGGTGTCGCGCGATTCGAACAGCACGGTGGACGGCGCGTGCGGCGCCGAGGATTTCACGTTCACCGCGATCCGGAACACCTCGTCGCCGGCATGCACGAGGATCTGGTAATGATCGTCGTCGGCATCGCGCAGATGCCCGGAAACGGTGCCCTTCAGCAAACCATAGTTCAGTGCCATCGGAAGGTCCTGTCGTGAGTGGGGATTCGATTCTGCCGCCTGCGACTGACAGTTTCGAGACGCCGGAGTTGCAGCCGCAAGCAGTCGATGCGCAACGCGCAGGCGCGTCTTCCTTTCGACCGGTAAGCGCTACCGAGCCCGAAACGACCGGGCAGCGGATTCGGCAATTCCTGTCGATCGACGAAGGAATGTGCGCGCGGCAACGTTCTCATGCGCAGGCCCGTTCGCGATGCTTGCAATCGGCTTCACATTCCTGCCAAAAACCGAGCTTACAGTCGGCTTCGGATCCCGGGCCCGTCCCGCATGCGGAACCGTCGGCCGGCGCGTTCCCCGCTCCCTCGCTGTCCCTATGGATGACAATCACCATGTCTCGCCTTTCGATACGCGGCACGCCCCTGCTCGGCACGGCGCTGCTGTGCGCCACGCTGTTGCTGGCCGCCTGCGGCGGCAACGACGACGCGCCGCGCCCGGCACCGTCCACCGGAGACTCCGCCTCCGCCTGCGGCACCCGTCACTGCGCACCGGCTCCCTGAGCCGCCCCCACTCTGCCTGGAAGCCCATTCGCATGACCTTCGACTCTTCCAAACGCCGGTTCCTGAAGACCACGCTCGGCAGCGCGGCCGCCGCGGCCACGCTCTCCAGCTTTCCGCCCGCGATCCGGCGCGCGCTCGCGATCGACGCCAACAACGCCACCGGCACGCTCAAGGACGTCAAGCACGTGGTGCTGCTGATGCTCGAGAACCGCTCGTTCGACAGCTACTTCGGCACCTTCCGCGGCGTGCGCGGATATGGCGACCGCTTCGCGGTGCCGTCGGCGGCGGGCGCGGCCAACATCTTCCACCAGCGCTACACCAAGGCCGGCGAGACCAGCACGCTCACGCCCTACCATCTCGACGAGACGCAGGGCAACGCGCTGCGCGCCGGCAGCACGCCGCACACCTGGAACGACGCGCAGGCCGCCTGGGATCACGGCCGCATGTCGGCCTGGCCGAGCGCGAAGACGCCGCTCTCGCTCGGCTACTACGAAGCCGCCGAGGTACCCTTCCATCGCGCGCTGGCCGATGCCTTCACGATCTGCGATGCGTATCACTGCGGCATGCACACCGGCACCATCGCCAACCGCCTGTTCTACTGGAGCGGCACCAACGGCCCGAACGGCCTGAGCCCGGCCGATAACAACCCGGTGCGCGTGGCCGCGCTCAACAACGAGTTCAACGGCGGCAACGACATCGGCCCGTCCACCTCGGGCTGGACCTGGACCACCTATGCCGACCGGTTGCAGCAGGCGGGCGTGAGCTGGAAGGTCTACCAGAGCCTGGTCGACAATTTCGGCTGCAACGAGATGATGAGCTTCCGCCACTGGCGCGCCGCGATCGAGCAGATGCCGGAGGCGCGCCGCCCGGTGTACGTGTCGACGGTGGACATCAGGCAGGCGGTGACCGCCGCCGGCCCGTTCTACGATCCGAGCATCGACGACGCGCTGAGCCCGCTCGCCAAGGGTTTCGGCAACACCATGCCGGAAGGCTTCCTGGAGACCTTCCGCGACGATATCCAGAACGGCACGCTGCCGGCGGTGTCGTGGATCATCCCGCCCTCGTACTACAGCGAGCATCCGGGGCCGTCGAGCCCGGCGCAGGGCGGCTGGTACGTGCAGGAAGTGCTCGACGCGCTGACCGCCAACCCCGAGGTCTGGAGCCAGACCGTGCTGCTGGTGAACTACGACGAGAACGATGGCTTCTTCGACCACCTGCCGCCACCGAGCGCGCCCTCGCGCAATCCCGACGGCTCGCTGGCCGGCGGCAGCACCTTGCCGGCCGACCAGATGGCGCCCGAGTATCACGACTTCACGCCGGCCACCGCGAACCAGCCCGCCATCGACGGCCGCCCTTACGGCCCGGGCCCGCGCGTGCCGATGTGGGTGATCTCGCCGTGGAGCCGCGGCGGTTTCGTCAATTCGCAAGTGTTCGATCACACCTCCACCCTGCTGTTTCTCGAGAAGCGTTTCGGCGTGGTCGAGCCGCAGATCAGCGCTTATCGCCGGGCGATCTGCGGCGACCTCACCTCCTGTTTCAACTTCGTCTCGCCCAACGAGGGCGCGCTGCCCATGCTGTCGGGCCGCACCAGCAAGGTGAGCGCCGATTCGCTGGCGGCCTCGCAAGGTGCCGCGAAGGCGATCCCGGTGCCGAGCGCGACGCTCACCTCGGCGCTGCCCGCGCAGGCCACCGGCGCGCGCGCCTCTCGCGCGCTGCCCTATGAACTGCACACCACCGCGCATCCGGCCGCCGGGGCGATCACGCTGGAATTCGCGAACGCCAGCGCCAATGCGGCGGGCGCCGTGTTCCATGTCTACGATCGCCTGCACCTGGACCGGATCCCGCGCCGTTATGTGGTGGAGGCCGGCAAGACGCTGAGCGGCAGCTGGACACCCGATGCCGCCGACCAGGGCAGCTACGACCTCTGGGTGCTCGGGCCGAACGGCTATCACCGCGAATACGTCGGCAAGCTGGGCGACATCGCGGCTGGCGCCGATCCCGAGGTGCAGGTCTGCTACCAGCCCTGCGATGCCTCGGCGCTTAGCGTGAAGCTGTTCAATCGCGGCAGCCGGCCGGCCCGGTTCACGGTAACGGCGAACGCCTATCGCGGCGACGGCCCGTGGACGCTCGAACTTGCCGCGAACGCCTCGGGCGAGTTGAGCTGGAGCGTCGCCGAGCACGGCAACTGGTATGACTTCACGGTCGCCAGCAGCAATGCGCCGAGTTTCTCGCGGCGCTTCGCGGGACGCATCGAGACCGGCAAGGATTCGGTGTCCGATCCGGCGATGGGGATGGCGGGCTGAAACCGACCGCGCGCAGATCCTCGCGCGCGCCCCGGCGCGCGCCCGATCGGATCGCACGATTAAACGGTATAAGCATATGAGAACAAATTCGGTTCAATCGAAACCCGTCGTGCGAACATAAGCTCGAACCTGAGAGACGCCTCGAAGAAAAACGCTTATATCCACGATACGTCGGAATTCTTATTTCGATATACGCACGGATCTTCGTGTCGTTACCGCGATTGCCGTTAATGGCCCGCCTCGAGCGCGTGCCGGAGTCGCGAACCGAACGCTAATTTTCAAAAAAATATATCGCGATGCGCCGCCCGGCGGATCGCGAGGGGGAAGGCCGTGCATAAAGTCGTGATCCTGCCGCAAAACGTCGAAGCCACGCTGCCCGCGGGCTGTTCCCTGACCGACCTGGAATTCGAGCTATACGGTCAGGACAGCATCAATTTCGGCTGCAAGGCGGGGGCCTGCGGCACCTGCGCCATCCAGGTGCTCGAAGGGCTCGCGCATCTTGGCGTCAAGGGCGACGAAGAAACCGCATTTCTCGACCAACTCGGCTTCCCCGGCAATGAATTCAGACTGGCATGCCAATGCCGACTGAATGGCGAAGTACGCATTCGCGCCGCATCGTTCGCACACGAAGACGCAAGTCTTTAATTCGAAGTCAAATTCCGAGGTTATCCATGAGCAATCGCGTCAAGCACGTCGGTTTCGACAACCGCATCCCTTTCATCAATGCCGCGCGTTCCGCCGAATTACGCGCCGAAATCGATTCGATCATCGACGGTCAAATCGACAAGTGGTATGAAACGGTGCCCTATGCGGCCCACCTCGAAGGTAAATCCATCGATTCGACCTATTATCAGCGTCACCTGATCGAAACCGCCTGGCGTATTCGCCTGCTGCGCGTGGCCGAATCGAAGGCACTCGCGGAAATCGCCAAGCGCAGCCCCGAGGCGGCCCAGATCTGGGCAAACTACGAACGCGAGGAAATGCTGCACGACGAGCTGTTCATCCAGGACCTGGCTCGCGCCGGCGTGAGCCGCGAGCAGTTCCTGGCCACCGAGCCCTATCTGTCGACCAAGCTGCTGGCCGGCTTCTTCTCCTACCTGCTCGATCACGAGGGTCCGCTCGGCGTGGTCGCGTACTCCTACCTGGTCGAGTACGTCAACGTGAAGCTGGAGCCGCGCAAGCTCGCCGCCCTGAAGGAATCGGTCGGCGAGGCCAATATCGGCGGCCAGATCTCCCACTCGCATACCGACATCAACGACGATCACCCGGGTGAGGTGTGGGCCGCGATCCGCCACCTGCTGCGCAGCGAGGACGATATCGCAGCGCTGAAGCGTTACCTGGACGAACACCAGACGGTGCTGGCGCTCTACTTCAAGGAACTCTACGAAGACAAGATCGCCGCCACGCTGAAGGCCGCAGCCTGACGCCGCCGGGAGCCCACCATGACATCCGATGGCGTTCTCATCCTCAGTCACTGCGGGTTCTCGTTCGCCGAGGACCTGGTGACGGCGGCGCGCGCGCGCGGCCTGGCGGTCTGGATCCTGTCCTCGCGGCCGCTGCCCGAAGCCGGCGAGGCACGCCTGGCGGCACTGCGCGAGCTGGCCGACGAGGTGTTTTCCACCGATTCCCACGAACTCGGCACTCGTGACGTCGAGAACGCCATCGCGAGCCTGCGCGATCGCGGGCGCCGGATTCGCGGCTGCATCAGCGTCTGGGAGGGATATCGCGCGCTGATGGCCTACGCCAATGCGCTGCAGGGGATCGCGGACCTGCCGTGGAGCAGGATCGACGCCCTGCGCGACAAGCGCGTGGTGCGCGCGCGCCTGCACGCGGCGGGCCTGTCGCGCGCCACGGCACGCAAGCTCACGCCGGAAACACTGGACGCGCTGGCCCGCGACGGCGGCCGCTATTTCGTGAAGCCGGCGCGCGGCATCGCCTCGTATGGCGCATTCCGCCTCGCCCACGACACCACCTGGGGTACGCTCCAGGAGATCGCGGCCAAGGCGCGCGCCGATACGGTCTACACCGCCTTGCTCGGCAGCGAGATCGAGTTCATTGCCGAGGACTACATTCCCGGCAGGGAGTTCAGCTTCGAGGTGCTGGTCGCCGACGCCCGTGCGTTCGTCGTCGGCATCCACGAGAAGTGCCAGTTGACCGAGCGCGACGGCACCGTGCTGGAGGACAGCTGCACGAGCCCGCCGCATTCCCTGTCCGGAGTACAGACCGCCGCCGGCATCGCCTGGATCCGCGCGGTGCTGGCGCAACTCGATCTCGACTGGGGCTGCTTCCATATCGAGGCGCGCTTCGACGGCGAGCGCTGGGAACTCATCGAGGTCAACCCGCGGGTGGGCGGCAGCCTGATTTCCCGCAGCGTGCTGGCGCTCAACGGCCGCGCCAGCGTGCTCGATCTTTGGCTCGACCAATTGCTGTCGCAGCAGGACGGCAAGGCCTCGCCACCCTACCTCGATACGCTCGAGACGCTGTCGTACCGCGACGACGGCAGCGCGCCGACCGACCAGGCAACTTTCTTCCGCGTCTATTTCGCGTTGCCCGGGCGCATCGAGCGCATCGACGTCGAGCCCAGCGATCCGCTACCGATCGTCACCCAGGTGCTGCTCAAGGCCGGCGACGAGATCGAACCCGCCGCGCGCGAGGTGTTCCTCGGTCAGATCCTGTGGCAGTTGCCGCGCGCGCGGCGCGATCGCGAGTTGCCGCGCCTGCTCGAGCAGACCGCCGGCACGCTCGGCGTGCGCTACGAATCGGCCCCCACCCTCATCGGAGCGTAGCGATGTCCGAACTCTCCCCCTTGCTGCTCATCGTCGACTACAACCTCACGCGCGTGGCGGACGTGGCGCATCTCGCGCAGGCCGCGAAAGTGCGTCACCAGGCCAACACGATACTGATCCGCGCCGATCCGGGCGCGCGCGACTTCGAGATCTGCACCCACGTGATCGATCTCGATCCGCTCGCCGAGCACTTCGTCGACACGGCGAGCGAGCGCCTAGCACCGTACCGGTCGCGCCTGCGCGCGGGCCTGGTGTTCTCGGACAACGCGGTGCAGCGTGGCGCCGAACTGCTGGAACGGCTCGGCCTGGCAGTCGATTCCGCCGCGCTCGCGGCCGGCGCCTTCAACAAGCGCAGCTACCGCCTCGCGGAAGGCCGCGCGCGGCCCCTGCTCGAGGCCCAGGGCCTGCTCGCGCCGGCCAGCGTGGAGGTGCGATCGGTGGACGACCTGCGCGCCTTCGCGGCCTCGCATCCCGACGGCTTCGTGGTCAAACCCTCGTGCGAGGGCAATAACCGCGGCGTCACGATCGTGCGCGCCGGCGACAGCCTGGACGAGGCCTTCGACGCCGTGAGGCCCTATCTCCACCATGGCGCGATCTGCGAGACGCTGATTCCGTATCGGCGCGAGTACTCGTTCGACGGGGTGGGCGACGTCGAATTCGTCACGGAGAAACTCAGCGCGAGCGGCAAGTATCCGGTCGAGATCGCGCAGATCCTGCCCGCGCGGCTCAGCCCGGCCGAGCAGGCCACGCTCACGCGCGCGGGCCGTCTCGCCAACCTGCTGGTCGGCCAGCGGCGCGGCGCGTTCCATAACGAGATCAAGCTCAGCGACGACGGCCTGGCCGCCGCCGTGGTGGAACCCAACCGGCGCCCGGCCGGGATGAAGATATGGACCATCGCGCAGGCCGTGTACGGCATCGATTTTTACGCGCAATGGCTCGATGCGGCGTTTGGCGAGGCCCGTCCCGCGACGCCGGCCGCCGGCGCCACCCAGGCCGCCACCGTGATGCTCGGCGTGCCGCACGCGGGCTGGTTCGCGCCGCCCGCCGCCGCCGAGGCCGAGCGCTTGTTGTCGGGCGCGCTGACCCGCACCGCCAGCCGTGCGGGCCTGCCCGTCTCGGCCTTGCGGCTGATCGAATGGGGCTGGCTGTCGGCGCAGCCGCGCTACCTGCCCGACCTGCCGCGGGAAAACGGCGATTTCGCGGCCCAGGTCTGCATCGCGGTCGACAGCGGCCAGGCCGAGATCCGCGAACTGGTGCCGGCCTTGCGTGAAGCCTGGCTGGCGATCCTGGCCGAAGCCGGGCTGCCGTCGCGGCAAGCGCTCACGATCGCAGCCTGAAGGAACCGAATCCGATGAGAATCCTGATCCTCCATCGCGTGCCCTATGCACGCATCGACTATGCGCGCGGCATCGACCACGCCGAACACGAGGTGACCTATTTCGGCACCCGCGCGATCCTCGACACGCTGCCCCGCGGCCTGCCTCACCACGCCGTGGCCCGCGCCGGCCAGCGCGGTGCCTACGAGGAGGCGCTCGACTGGCTGGCGGCGCAGCCGCAGCAGTTCGACCGCGTCCTGTCGCTGTCCGAGTACGAGCTGCTCGACGCCGCGCGGCTGCGCGAGCGGCTCGGCGTGCCTGGGCCGAGCGTCGAGGAGGTACGGCGGGTGCGTGACAAGGTCATCATGAAACAGGCCGTCGCGCGCGCCGGCCTGAAGGTGCCGCGCCACCTGCGGCTGCCGGCGCTGCTCGCGGCCCCCGAGGCGGCGAGCTGGACCGGAGCCAGCGTATTGAAGCCGCATAGCGGTGCATCGAGCGAGGACGTGGTGGTGTTCGACAGCCCGAGCGCCCTGCTCGCCGCGCTGGCCTCCCGCACCAGCGGCGCGGCGCGACTCGACCGGGGCGAGCTGGGCGCCGATGCGTACGAGGTCGAGGAGTTCGTCACCGGCGACATCCTGCATCTCGACGGATTGGTGGTCGACGGCCAACTCGCGACCACGATGGCGAGCCGCTACCTCGGCACCTGCCTGGGCTACGCGCAGGGCGAACCGCTCGGCTCGCTGCACTTCCCGCTGTCCGACGCCTTGCGCGACTGGACCTCCGCCGTACTGGCCGCCGTCGGCATCCGCGACGGCAGCTTCCACCTCGAGGCCATCGAGACGCCGGACGGGCCGGTATTCCTCGAAATCGGCAACCGCGTCGGCGGCGCCGACGTGGTGGCGACCTTCGAGCTGGCAACGGGCGTCCATCTGCCTTCGGAGGAACTGCGCGTGCTGACCGGCAAGCCGCCCTCGCATGCGCTGCCGGCCACCCAGGCCGGCTCGGCCTGGCACGGCTGGTTCGTGTTTCCCGGCCATGCGCTCGGTGTCGCGCATTACCCCGGCACGCCGGGTACCGAGGCCTTTCGCGACGACCCGGCCGTGGTTCGCTGGGCGGAACTCCCGCCCGGCGCCCCGCTGCTGTCGCGCATCACCTATTCGGCCCACGAAGCACCGATCGCCGGCATCGTCGCCTGCCGCGATGCCGACGCCACCGCCGCGTGGCTGAGACGGCTATTCGATACGGCCGCCGCCACGCGGTCGGCCGAACGCGCGGCGCTCGCGTGAGCCCGCAGCACCGATCCCATGACTCACCTTCACCATCGATCATCATGAAACTACGAGACATCCTGCTCGCCATCTTCATCACGGCCATCTGGGGCTTGAACTTCTCCGTCATCAAGCTCGGCCTGCAATCCGTCGACCCCTTCATCCTCGCCGGCATTCGCTTCACCTTGAGCGCGCTGCCCGCGGCGCTGCTGATCCGCCGGCCCGCCGTGCCGGTACGCTACCTCGCCATCTACGGCCTGCTGTTCGGGGTCGGGTTGTGGGGCATCGTCAACCTGGGCATCCAGGCCGGGCTGTCGGCCGGCATCGCCTCGCTGGTGCTGCAGTTCAGTGCCTTCTTCACGATCCTGCTCGGCGCGATCGTGTTCAAGGAAGCGGTATCGCGCTACCAACTCGCCGGCATCGCGATCGCCCTGCTCGGCCTGGCCTGCATCATCACCATCACCGACGGCACCGCCACGCTGGTGGGCGTGGCCCTGGTGATCGTGGGCGCCGTCGCCTGGAGTACCGCCAACATCGTGATCAAGCTGTCGGGCACGCGCGACGTGCTGGCCTTTCTGGTCTGGTCCAGCCTGTTCTCGCCGATTCCGCTGTTCGCGATCGCCTGGCTGCAGCATGGCGCGGCCGGCTACGCGGCGACCTTCGCGCACTTCGACGGCAAGGCCATCTTCTCGATTCTGTTCCAGGCTTATCCGACCACGCTGTTCGGCTACTGGATCTGGAACGTGCTGCTCAAGAAGTACCCGGTCTCGACCGTGGCACCGCTCTCGCTGCTGGTGCCGATCTTCGGGATGCTCGGCTCGGCCCTCATCTTCGGCGAACACATCGGCCTGCCGAAGGTGCTCGCCACGGTGTTCATCGTGCTGGGGCTGGCGATCGGCCTGTATGGCAAATACCTCGGGGCGCTGCTGACGAATCGCGCCCGCGCCTGATACGGGAGGTC
It contains:
- a CDS encoding EamA family transporter, with translation MKLRDILLAIFITAIWGLNFSVIKLGLQSVDPFILAGIRFTLSALPAALLIRRPAVPVRYLAIYGLLFGVGLWGIVNLGIQAGLSAGIASLVLQFSAFFTILLGAIVFKEAVSRYQLAGIAIALLGLACIITITDGTATLVGVALVIVGAVAWSTANIVIKLSGTRDVLAFLVWSSLFSPIPLFAIAWLQHGAAGYAATFAHFDGKAIFSILFQAYPTTLFGYWIWNVLLKKYPVSTVAPLSLLVPIFGMLGSALIFGEHIGLPKVLATVFIVLGLAIGLYGKYLGALLTNRARA
- a CDS encoding ATP-grasp domain-containing protein, with amino-acid sequence MTSDGVLILSHCGFSFAEDLVTAARARGLAVWILSSRPLPEAGEARLAALRELADEVFSTDSHELGTRDVENAIASLRDRGRRIRGCISVWEGYRALMAYANALQGIADLPWSRIDALRDKRVVRARLHAAGLSRATARKLTPETLDALARDGGRYFVKPARGIASYGAFRLAHDTTWGTLQEIAAKARADTVYTALLGSEIEFIAEDYIPGREFSFEVLVADARAFVVGIHEKCQLTERDGTVLEDSCTSPPHSLSGVQTAAGIAWIRAVLAQLDLDWGCFHIEARFDGERWELIEVNPRVGGSLISRSVLALNGRASVLDLWLDQLLSQQDGKASPPYLDTLETLSYRDDGSAPTDQATFFRVYFALPGRIERIDVEPSDPLPIVTQVLLKAGDEIEPAAREVFLGQILWQLPRARRDRELPRLLEQTAGTLGVRYESAPTLIGA
- a CDS encoding ATP-grasp domain-containing protein, with the protein product MRILILHRVPYARIDYARGIDHAEHEVTYFGTRAILDTLPRGLPHHAVARAGQRGAYEEALDWLAAQPQQFDRVLSLSEYELLDAARLRERLGVPGPSVEEVRRVRDKVIMKQAVARAGLKVPRHLRLPALLAAPEAASWTGASVLKPHSGASSEDVVVFDSPSALLAALASRTSGAARLDRGELGADAYEVEEFVTGDILHLDGLVVDGQLATTMASRYLGTCLGYAQGEPLGSLHFPLSDALRDWTSAVLAAVGIRDGSFHLEAIETPDGPVFLEIGNRVGGADVVATFELATGVHLPSEELRVLTGKPPSHALPATQAGSAWHGWFVFPGHALGVAHYPGTPGTEAFRDDPAVVRWAELPPGAPLLSRITYSAHEAPIAGIVACRDADATAAWLRRLFDTAAATRSAERAALA
- a CDS encoding ATP-grasp domain-containing protein, whose protein sequence is MSELSPLLLIVDYNLTRVADVAHLAQAAKVRHQANTILIRADPGARDFEICTHVIDLDPLAEHFVDTASERLAPYRSRLRAGLVFSDNAVQRGAELLERLGLAVDSAALAAGAFNKRSYRLAEGRARPLLEAQGLLAPASVEVRSVDDLRAFAASHPDGFVVKPSCEGNNRGVTIVRAGDSLDEAFDAVRPYLHHGAICETLIPYRREYSFDGVGDVEFVTEKLSASGKYPVEIAQILPARLSPAEQATLTRAGRLANLLVGQRRGAFHNEIKLSDDGLAAAVVEPNRRPAGMKIWTIAQAVYGIDFYAQWLDAAFGEARPATPAAGATQAATVMLGVPHAGWFAPPAAAEAERLLSGALTRTASRAGLPVSALRLIEWGWLSAQPRYLPDLPRENGDFAAQVCIAVDSGQAEIRELVPALREAWLAILAEAGLPSRQALTIAA